GACAGAGGCCTTGAGGTGATGGTGTTTGTGATGGCTGAGGAGTTAGTAAAAGAAACAGATGTGAATTCTTACTCAGTCTTCTTACCTCTTAAGTTTTTACCTCTGGGACTGTTTACTTTGAGTTAGTGGGAAGCCAGATGGAGAAAACACCCTTGTTTTCCATCTTACACCACTGTTAGCGCCACTTAgtgaatacattaaaatgaaaattcagaggTGTCgggtagctcagtgagttaagcatctgactcggggtttcagctcaggtcatgaggtcaagcccaatgtcaggctcctgcatccAGCATcaggtctgcttgagatcctccctgtctccctcccttccccagcccctccccctgctcgcgcATGTGCTCTCCCTCCAATAAAATTCATTCTTGAATATTGATGATTTCCAGGCACAACTGTCTGCAAAGTATACGCTGTTGGCCTGAGAGTGCTGCCGAGGCGGCAGGGAGCGCAGTGAGGAGATAGGCCTCAAGTGGCTCCCAGCAGCGCAGCATCAGGTAACCCCGAATCGGAATGAATAGGTTCTGTGGGATTCCTTGGTAACAGCAGACTGCAAGGTGAGGGCAAGGTCCAAACGCAAGCCTGCACTGCCAAGGCTGAGTCCTGGGTTTCCACACACCCTTGGCGGAGACCTTGTTAGCACTGGAAGCTTGTCCCTACAGAAACCATCGTTGACCCGATTCCAAACTCCTGTCTGAGACTAGTTCTCAAACTTCCTGTCCAAAGTTAAGTGGAAGTTCTTCCCTCTATTCCTCTTTCTGGGGAAGTGGTCATTGATCCCGACCTGACACCGCCGCCGTCCTCCAGAGGCAGCCCCTCACTGGGCACCTCGGGCACCGGCACTGCCCCACAGGGAGGTGAACATGGAGGCAGACTCCTCAAGATCACGGTGCTTATGACCAAATAAGAAAACGGAAACAGGCACTACCTGAGCTAACCAACTCACGGGGGCCCTTCCTCCTGAAGCACTCCTGCTGGCTGGTCCACGCGGCCCCGGCTTCTCCGGATTCTGTGGTAGCTGCAGTTAGGGGACGAGTCGAACGGATCAACCACCACCGGCCATCCCGTCGCAGTGGCAGCACGTGTGCTCATGTGAAAAAAGAGAGTGTTAGCAATGGGCGCAAAGGCTCGGAGCGCGTCCTGGGTCcagcggggcgggggcagggggtggaggctGGGTCGCCGGGCTCCTCCGAGCCCACCCACTCTCCTCGCCGGCCGCCCGTGTCTGCTCGTGATCTGTCCCTTCCTGAGAGTTCTGACTCCCGGACACGTGGTCCCTGCAGGAAAACAAAGCAatggcggggcgggggcaggggtgtgtgtgtgtgtgtgtggctataaTTTCAAGACAACCATATGCTTTTATATGCTTTTAATAAAACTTAAGTCTCATTTTAGACATTTTGAGGGAATGAGTTCTGTTAATACCAAGATCTCTTCATTCAATAACATTTGTGCCTACTGTATATGCACACTGGACACGGGTGAGCAAGCAGAGGGGCCACGGAGAATCAAACTATTAAACAGTGATTATAACGGAACCTCAGGGGTGCTGGAATGGAGGCTGGTACAAGACTTCAGGCTCACCATGCAGGGGccgagcccgggggggggggccctaTGCTAGGTGGGAAGTGCAGGGGTGTTCCAGAATCTGTGCCACTTCAAAAGAatctgcagggcagccccggtggcgcagcggtttagcgccgcctacagcccggggtgtgatcctggggacccgggatcgagtcccgcatcgggcttcctgcgtggggcctgcttctctctctgcctgtgtctctgcctctctctgaatgaataaataaatcttaaaaaaaaaaatctacaaggtGATGAGGCAGTTTTCTTGGGTAGGACATGGGATATCTTCTAGGCAAATAAAATCCTCCCAGTGTAGGAGGAGGTCTGGAGGCCTGAAAGGCCCAGAAGGTTGCTTCCACTTAACAGCATGATCTCCAAAgccccaccccttccttcctaGCCACGTCCACAGGTCCGCCCAGGTCTCAGACACCTGTGGCTGCCACACACAGGTGTGCCCACCCCAGGTGTGACCTGTTGGGATCATGTTGGGGAGAGACCAAGACCCTCCCTGGAAGGTGCCCCCATCAGCAGCGTGTTCTAGCTGCCAGAAGTCAGACGGGGCCAAATTTTGTTGCACGCTGTGTGGAAGCTGTCACTAGTCAGTAGGTATTTAGAGAAAAGTATACCTGGAAGCATCAAAAacgagaggcagagaaggaagggagggaaggagggagggaggaagggagaaaaagctaGTCAAGAatactaaaaatgaacaaaaatggaCTCAAATCAGAAGTCCCTAGGCGAGCTCCCTTTCTCTATtcggtctcctcatctgtgaaaataaAAGTTAGACTCCCATGCCTGGCATATCTCTTGGTTCTGATATGTGATGCCCTCCTAGCATATGTACCAGGTCAGCTCCCACCATGTTCCTCAGATGGCTGGGACAGACATCAACCAAACGTGTCGCATAAACACTGAACAAAAGTGTGATGGAAGCACCTGAGGCTAGTAGGGTAGCTCGGGGGTTAGACTGTCCTCACTCAGGTGTGCAGATGTGGAAGGTTCTGTGCACACAGTAACTGGCTCTTTCTTCTCCTGGACTTCTTGTGTTAACAAAAGAGAGTTCACCTCGGAACTGCATTCTCTTTCCTGAGCCCTTCTCTCGGGGTAGACTGCGTTGCCTTAGAAGGCCTTAGGCTGAGAAACACTTGGTTAAGCTACAATTAGCAAAATTACAAGGCtgaggaaaagtaaaaacaaaatgctcTGGGGAAGGACTCAAGAACTTGAAATAGAAAGACATGGAATTATCTCTACCTGCAAAAAAGATAACTATTTCAGACAAAATATATAGGTATTAGGGAGATGACACTCCTGAATACAGGGGGGACAGCAAGATGACTAGAACTTGGCCACAGCTTTCAACTCTTTAAGATGGATTCTGAGAAAAGGGAGCATGATGCCAAATTTGCACAGCAGCAGCTCCGGGCAAACCTGGGGATGTTTTTGTCATTAGGAAGACTAGAATGTTCTAGGCAGTGCTTCACAGTGTCTGCACTCTGGCAAGTGAACCCAGTGGTTTTGTCCTCTGCTCTGCAGCTTCAGACATCTCATCATATCATTGGCCCCACTGACTCTGGGAGTTCTGACCCTTGCTAACTAACCGGCATGCTGACTTGTTCATTATTAAGGGAACACAGATCTGGGGGGTAACAGTACTGGCAAGAATTGTAATAATAGataatgttgggcagcccgggtggctcagcggtttagtgccaccttcagtccagggtgtgatcgtggggacccaggatcgagtcccacatcgggctccctgcatggaacctgcttctccctctgcctgcctctcttagtctctcacgaataaataaaatatttttaaaaaataataatgttattcaGATGTTGGCCGGGTGCTGTACCACATCTGTATATATAGCATTTCCATCAcgccatgttacagatgaggtaCAGGGACTCGCACGAGATCACACAGCCACTAAGAGGGTCAGGATCAAACCCAGATCTGTTTTGACTCCACAGCCTGTGGTCTTTGCACAACCACGCCTATAACTCCAAATTATGATTGGAAAAGTCCCTGAATACAGAATCTagaaaagacatgaaaaattTCTAGCCACTTTGGGGATACTTCTATCTAGATATTTGGGACCAGGCTTCAAAATTAGAGAGCTAGAGCCTCCATCCACTGCTGTAGCTCACAACCCTCCACCTGCGTTTGCTACTCCATGGTGTAGCCTCAGTTTGTCTTCTTACATTTAGATAACTGGGTAGCCTGGTTAGGTTCTATCCTGATGCATCTTTGTTACCTTTATAAGGCATCCCAGACCAACTTCCCAAATTCTAGGACCCTATTTGGTTCCAGGCCCACCTGATAACACTGGGTACCAGAATCTGAATCTAATAATGGAtcaaaaaaacctacaaaagaaGATAATCTATTTAGGGGGCAAAGGATCATAAGCAATAAAGTACCTCATAATAAGCCACTCCATCCCATTTGTAgggaaaggattctttttttttttaagatttatttattcatgatagatgtagagagagaaggagagaggcagagacacaggaggacggagaagcaggctccacaccaggagtccgacgcgggactcaatcccgggactccaggatcgcgccccgggccaaaggcaggcgccaaaccactgagccacccagggatcccctagggaAAGGATTCTTAATATAGCAGGTGGTGATGCAGCGGAATGTTTGAAACTAGATCCAGGGTTTGTAAGAGATGCAGTTTAAGTATGAAAGACATCTTTATAAAGAtcagagagaaacaaaggaagggaaagaattctaaaacaaaatcttatttgGCAAACTAAACACATCCAAGAGGAAATCAGCACTTGTTCAAAGAAAAAGACCTTATGAGAAATAATGTAAATTCATGTTTGCCCTCGAAAAATTATGAACCAGAAACTTGGTGACAAACAGCAACGATGAGCCGTCCTGATCCAGTGAGTTTAAGGGCCCTTACAGGCTGAAGGGACAGAAAGCCAGGTCTGGAAAATCATTTctcaaagtagaaaataaaaaacccagtTTGAAACTAGAATTTCATCTCCAGAACAGAGATGGATGCTTATGCTAACAGCATTTGGGATTAGGCCAAAGAAATGCTAGACTATGTACTCTTCCAGGAGAAATTCCGTAACAGTGATTTTCTAGCTTATGATCACAAGATCCctttacagggcagcctgggtggcccagcggtttagcgccaccttcggcccagagcgtgatcctggagacccaagatcaagtcccccgtcgggctccctgcatggagcctgcttctccctctgcctgtgtctctgcctctctctctctctctctctctctgtctctgtgtgtctctcattaaaaaataaaattttttaaaaaatgaaaacaatttaaaaactggttcatttaaaaattaacccattatatatcattaaaagtatttttgtgaaaaataagcctatttcctaaaacaaaaatttctggaATGTCTAGCTTAATGGAAGACAGCTGGACTCTCCCATCTACTTCTGCATTCCATCTGTTGCTTTGGATGAACTACGTGAAGAAAATCTTGGTTTCACACAGATACGTatatggaggggatccctgggtggtgcagcggtttggcgcctgcctttggcccagggcgcgatcctggagacccggttgGGAAGCTGTCACGGTCCAGGGGCAGATACAAGGTTTCCAAGATTCCAGGGTTCACTTGAAAAGCCTATTTCATCACTGTCGATAAATACTATTAGttgttttctgaaaatgacagGCTCACTTCATTTGAGAAAATGTCCACTGAGTACCCAGTTACGGGTAAGCAGACGCTGCTCTCTCGAGTACTAAGGGCAGCTGGCGAGGAAGGGCCGGCTCCGTGGCCAGAACAGCCACGCAGGCACCTCCCCGAAGGCGGCCGCCGAGCTCCTGAACGCAGAGCAGGCACGTGCATTCTCAGGGCAAGCGAGGGGGAGGACTGCTGACTACCTACATGGTCTGCTGTCACTGCCTTCATCTGTGCTGAGGTGACAGCAGCTTTGCTCACAATTCATTTATCAGATTAATGCAAATACTGACACAGTGCAAAGGGCAAATAACGTCTAAATATTCTTCTAAGAATAAGGGTGGCTTTATGGACCCCTGGAAGGGCTATCAGGGAGGAGTCCATGGACCATGCATTGAGGACCACGGCCTAGAGTGACACCATGGCTTCTGGCTCATCTAATTTCTAGGCCGACAGGTAGCTCAGTGAGGATCAACCTTCAATTTAAATATGTCCCTCAACATATGGTCCCTTTTAACCCACAAACCAGACCGATTCAACAAATTCCACTGTGACTTCAGCCCCCTGAAGCCAACACACTTGCCCACTTACCCCGGGCTGCAGTGGGCTGTGCTGTGCACAGTCCTGCCCTTGGCTTTTGCCTGCCGTGAGCGGGCTGGGACCCGGTCTGAGCTCCTCGCAGGCCCCGTTGGGCACCTGGACGGTCACGTACTGGGCCAGCTTCTGCACACAGCTGCAGCAGCGTTCCAGCGCCTGCTCCCTGGACACTCCACTGAACTGCACCCGGAACATGCGACTCTTGTTCTATTGGACAAATCCAAAGTTCTCCTCGGTAACCTTCATCATGTGCTTTCAGTTACCGTGCAGTCTTCTAGGGAGTGCTTCCCTTTGCTCGCAGGGGAAGAAGAGGCATGGATAAAGGAGCAGTTACTCTGGATTGTTCATGTGGGCAGAGAAAAGccagtctttcttttcttcccctttgggGGAGCTACTTCTACTATATTCATCTCCTTTAGGGAATTGacagcaacaaaaacagaaaagcccGTTCCAAAAAGACCAGGAAAGTCACCAGTGACTGCAGTAAAAGATCAATGTTTTGTCTTACTTCGGAATAAAGATTTCATAGCTTCTAATTCCTTAGGTGGAAAATCAGGGCTGGCTCAACAGAATTTCTCTAAAGCCAAGTATATAAAAGAGCAAACTGGG
This portion of the Vulpes lagopus strain Blue_001 chromosome 2, ASM1834538v1, whole genome shotgun sequence genome encodes:
- the REC114 gene encoding meiotic recombination protein REC114 gives rise to the protein MDCLLFGTTIKNKSRMFRVQFSGVSREQALERCCSCVQKLAQYVTVQVPNGACEELRPGPSPLTAGKSQGQDCAQHSPLQPGLPQNPEKPGPRGPASRSASGGRAPVSWLAQSLLVSEELPPVYEQSTWDAEELGPFLRLCLMDQNFPAFVEEVEKELKKLTGLRN